One Brassica napus cultivar Da-Ae chromosome A1, Da-Ae, whole genome shotgun sequence genomic region harbors:
- the LOC106423829 gene encoding dnaJ homolog shv-like isoform X2, with product MKRLFLCSSLHQMEDNNSPKDYYKILEVDYDSTEEMLKLSYRKLALKWHPDKHNGDTMATSKFQEINEAYNVLMDPDLRFEYDLTGIYEIHKYTLREYLARFKGMILTCNGLGISHSSSPWTQQLAEGNVTTDEQGFDLASVSTETETETETELK from the exons ATGAAGAGATTGTTCCTGTGTTCGTCTCTGCATCAGATGGAAGATAACAATTCTCCCAAG GATTACTATAAGATTCTGGAAGTTGATTATGATTCAACTgaggagatgctcaaactgagTTATCGGAAGCTTGCTTTG AAGTGGCATCCTGATAAGCACAATGGTGATACTATGGCTACTTCAAAGTTTCAGGAGATCAATGAAGCTTATAACG TGCTAATGGATCCTGATTTACGTTTTGAGTATGATTTAACCGGAATATACGAGATTCACAAGTATACTTTGCGG GAGTATCTGGCTAGGTTTAAGGGAATGATACTCACTTGCAATGGACTAGGCATCAGTCACTCCTCATCACCATG GACACAACAATTGGCGGAAGGCAATGTCACTACAGATGAGCAAGGTTTCGATCTG GCTTCTGTATCAACTGAAACTGAAACTGAAACTGAAACAGAGCTTAAGTAA
- the LOC106423829 gene encoding chaperone protein DnaJ-like isoform X1, which produces MKRLFLCSSLHQMEDNNSPKKDYYKILEVDYDSTEEMLKLSYRKLALKWHPDKHNGDTMATSKFQEINEAYNVLMDPDLRFEYDLTGIYEIHKYTLREYLARFKGMILTCNGLGISHSSSPWTQQLAEGNVTTDEQGFDLASVSTETETETETELK; this is translated from the exons ATGAAGAGATTGTTCCTGTGTTCGTCTCTGCATCAGATGGAAGATAACAATTCTCCCAAG AAGGATTACTATAAGATTCTGGAAGTTGATTATGATTCAACTgaggagatgctcaaactgagTTATCGGAAGCTTGCTTTG AAGTGGCATCCTGATAAGCACAATGGTGATACTATGGCTACTTCAAAGTTTCAGGAGATCAATGAAGCTTATAACG TGCTAATGGATCCTGATTTACGTTTTGAGTATGATTTAACCGGAATATACGAGATTCACAAGTATACTTTGCGG GAGTATCTGGCTAGGTTTAAGGGAATGATACTCACTTGCAATGGACTAGGCATCAGTCACTCCTCATCACCATG GACACAACAATTGGCGGAAGGCAATGTCACTACAGATGAGCAAGGTTTCGATCTG GCTTCTGTATCAACTGAAACTGAAACTGAAACTGAAACAGAGCTTAAGTAA
- the LOC106423829 gene encoding chaperone protein DnaJ-like isoform X3, protein MKRLFLCSSLHQMEDNNSPKKDYYKILEVDYDSTEEMLKLSYRKLALKWHPDKHNGDTMATSKFQEINEAYNVLMDPDLRFEYDLTGIYEIHKYTLREYLARFKGMILTCNGLGISHSSSPWTQQLAEGNVTTDEQGFCIN, encoded by the exons ATGAAGAGATTGTTCCTGTGTTCGTCTCTGCATCAGATGGAAGATAACAATTCTCCCAAG AAGGATTACTATAAGATTCTGGAAGTTGATTATGATTCAACTgaggagatgctcaaactgagTTATCGGAAGCTTGCTTTG AAGTGGCATCCTGATAAGCACAATGGTGATACTATGGCTACTTCAAAGTTTCAGGAGATCAATGAAGCTTATAACG TGCTAATGGATCCTGATTTACGTTTTGAGTATGATTTAACCGGAATATACGAGATTCACAAGTATACTTTGCGG GAGTATCTGGCTAGGTTTAAGGGAATGATACTCACTTGCAATGGACTAGGCATCAGTCACTCCTCATCACCATG GACACAACAATTGGCGGAAGGCAATGTCACTACAGATGAGCAAG GCTTCTGTATCAACTGA
- the LOC106423829 gene encoding dnaJ homolog shv-like isoform X4 — protein sequence MKRLFLCSSLHQMEDNNSPKDYYKILEVDYDSTEEMLKLSYRKLALKWHPDKHNGDTMATSKFQEINEAYNVLMDPDLRFEYDLTGIYEIHKYTLREYLARFKGMILTCNGLGISHSSSPWTQQLAEGNVTTDEQGFCIN from the exons ATGAAGAGATTGTTCCTGTGTTCGTCTCTGCATCAGATGGAAGATAACAATTCTCCCAAG GATTACTATAAGATTCTGGAAGTTGATTATGATTCAACTgaggagatgctcaaactgagTTATCGGAAGCTTGCTTTG AAGTGGCATCCTGATAAGCACAATGGTGATACTATGGCTACTTCAAAGTTTCAGGAGATCAATGAAGCTTATAACG TGCTAATGGATCCTGATTTACGTTTTGAGTATGATTTAACCGGAATATACGAGATTCACAAGTATACTTTGCGG GAGTATCTGGCTAGGTTTAAGGGAATGATACTCACTTGCAATGGACTAGGCATCAGTCACTCCTCATCACCATG GACACAACAATTGGCGGAAGGCAATGTCACTACAGATGAGCAAG GCTTCTGTATCAACTGA